A single window of Aspergillus flavus chromosome 4, complete sequence DNA harbors:
- a CDS encoding ThiJ/PfpI family protein: MRQRRKPTQFTHPDKMAPKVLVVLTSQAQIPDRDHATGWYLPEFAHPWEVLHEKVELTIASPKGGEAPLDPSSVEAFKSDPVSSKFLKEQESLWKNTHKLADFLPRVSEFDAIFYVGGHGPMFDLHYDETSLSLIQAFAAAGKPVSAVCHGPTVFIKATTKSGQPLLANSTVTAFTNVEEDQAQLTALMPYLVEDELNKIPGCKFVKADQPWGEKVVVSKTSDGATLITGQNPASATGVGKEILKALGL, from the exons ATGAGACAGCGCAGAAAACCCACACAATTCACACATCCTGACAAAATGGCTCCCAAGGTTCTCGTTGTCCTGACCTCCCAGGCTCAAATTCCTGACCGCGACCACGCCACAGGATGGTACCTG CCCGAGTTCGCCCACCCGTGGGAGGTCCTCCATGAGAAGGTCGAGCTCACCATCGCCTCTCCGAAGGGTGGTGAGGCTCCCCTCGACCCCTCTTCTGTCGAGGCGTTCAAGAGCGATCCCGTGTCCTCGAAATTTCTGAAGGAGCAGGAGTCGCTTTGGAAGAACACCCACAAGCTGGCTGATTTCCTGCCTCGCGTTTCGGAGTTCGATGCCATTTTCTACGTTGGTGGCCATGGAC CTATGTTTGACCTCCACTACGACGAGACCTCCCTCTCACTGATCCAGGCTTTCGCTGCCGCCGGAAAGCCCGTCTCCGCCGTCTGCCACGGCCCGACCGTGTTCATCAAGGCGACCACCAAGTCCGGACAGCCCTTGCTCGCCAACTCCACCGTTACCGCCTTCACCAACGTCGAGGAAGACCAGGCACAACTGACCGCGCTCATGCCATACTTGGTCGAGGATGAGTTGAACAAGATCCCCGGATGTAAATTTGTCAAGGCCGATCAGCCGTGGGGCGAGAAGGTTGTTGTGTCGAAGACGTCCGACGGCGCTACTCTGATCACCGGTCAGAACCCGGCCAGTGCGACGGGCGTTGGAAAGGAGATCCTCAAGGCTCTGGGACTTTAA
- a CDS encoding uncharacterized protein (expressed protein) — protein sequence MIIFDTVFNWLQLFFFRRIPTDQCTSNTQTTLTAMIAPDLWDRGRISLTQCRAWSSNTGDTKDEETDKHPRTNILTTSHLGNRQGGPGTKLAKTLAAAKGVAALQNVCCFIASAHVRQEAVRTHVVFTGSSPLHPADEEICKGWC from the coding sequence ATGATCATCTTCGATACCGTCTTCAATTGGCTTCAGTTATTTTTCTTCCGTCGGATTCCGACGGATCAATGTACATCTAACACGCAGACCACACTGACAGCGATGATCGCCCCTGATCTATGGGACCGTGGGCGAATCAGCCTTACTCAATGCCGAGCGTGGTCTTCAAACACCGGAGATACAAAGGACGAGGAGACTGATAAGCACCCCCGCACCAATATCCTGACGACCTCCCATTTGGGGAATCGACAGGGCGGTCCAGGTACTAAATTAGCCAAGACTCTAGCAGCGGCCAAAGGCGTTGCGGCATTGCAGAATGTGTGCTGCTTCATTGCATCCGCTCATGTACGCCAAGAAGCCGTTCGGACACATGTGGTTTTCACTGGCTCCAGCCCGTTACACCcggcagatgaagagatATGCAAGGGATGGTGCTGA
- a CDS encoding uncharacterized protein (family of unknown function-domain containing protein), with protein MSQAPDKKNSLWNKTKVIGKKNFDKAWDALDKLGPPVNRLTNKLGSEAFWPMTIDKESEKVARILQSFCKDGVYVEESKESTPVPETKGGKQPIDKPRGKPKVLQKIPSEVIKQAKGLAIFTAMRTGLWFSGAGGSGVLIARVPETGEWSAPSGILLHTAGLGFLVGADIYDCVMVINTYEALEAFTKVRVTLGGEIGVTAGPVGIGGVLESEVHKRRAPIWTYVKSRGFYAGVQIDGTVVIERIDENERFYGRKIPAKEILSGQARTDDPSVKMLTHTVRAAQGDVQFEQTPAGVNMATGPSPSDLQYEDPASTQMAQVQPPPNHGPQYNIGPQDTSGAQYNSQPPYNVESQHNAGAPYNAGPYNAGPPHNPGPQPNVFPDDPSAIVTCPICEQSVSSLKINEHIDSNCQNFVEPKSSTGDLTSSQPNHGPPYNAGLQSNAGPYNAGTPYNPDQQNNAGPYNTGLQSNAGPPYHPGPQNNSGPYNAHPPYNADPQSNTGRYNAGPYNTGPQDNLGPYNAGPQYNAEPQHSAGPYNAGPPYNPGPQSNAGPYNTGP; from the coding sequence ATGTCCCAAGCACCGGACAAGAAAAACTCATTATGGAACAAAACGAAAGTCATAGGCAAGAAAAACTTCGACAAAGCCTGGGATGCACTCGACAAACTCGGGCCACCCGTTAACCGACTGACTAATAAACTCGGATCAGAGGCTTTCTGGCCTATGACaatagacaaagaaagcgagaagGTGGCCCGAATTCTCCAGAGCTTCTGTAAAGATGGCGTCTATGTCGAAGAATCCAAAGAAAGTACACCTGTACCCGAAACGAAAGGAGGAAAACAACCGATCGATAAGCCGCGCGGAAAGCCGAAAGTGTTGCAGAAGATTCCGTCCGAAGTTATCAAACAGGCGAAGGGACTGGCTATCTTTACGGCGATGAGAACGGGGCTATGGTTCAGTGGTGCGGGCGGTAGTGGTGTTCTCATTGCCAGAGTGCCTGAAACTGGCGAATGGAGTGCGCCATCGGGTATCCTGCTGCATACGGCTGGTTTGGGATTTCTTGTCGGTGCAGATATCTACGATTGTGTGATGGTGATTAATACGTATGAGGCATTGGAGGCGTTCACGAAGGTCCGCGTTACTCTCGGAGGCGAGATCGGTGTCACTGCTGGACCGGTGGGAATTGGTGGTGTGTTAGAGTCGGAAGTTCATAAACGGAGAGCCCCGATTTGGACCTATGTTAAGAGCCGAGGATTTTATGCGGGTGTGCAGATTGATGGAACAGTCGTCATCGAGCGGATCGATGAGAATGAACGATTCTACGGCCGAAAGATTCCCGCAAAGGAGATCCTGAGTGGCCAGGCCCGGACCGACGATCCCTCGGTGAAAATGCTTACGCACACGGTTCGAGCGGCGCAAGGTGATGTACAGTTCGAGCAGACACCCGCGGGAGTTAACATGGCGACGGGGCCGAGTCCCAGCGATCTCCAATATGAAGATCCGGCGAGCACTCAGATGGCTCAAGTCCAACCGCCCCCGAATCATGGGCCGCAATACAATATTGGCCCACAAGACACCAGTGGCGCACAGTACAATTCTCAACCACCATACAATGTTGAATCACAGCACAACGCTGGAGCACCGTACAATGCGGGACCATATAATGCTGGACCACCGCACAACCCCGGGCCACAGCCCAATGTCTTCCCCGATGATCCAAGCGCTATCGTGACGTGTCCGATATGCGAACAATCTGTATCATCTCTGAAAATCAATGAACATATTGATTCCAATTGTCAGAACTTCGTTGAACCAAAGTCCAGCACTGGGGACCTGACTTCTTCTCAGCCAAATCATGGCCCCCCGTACAATGCTGGACTACAGTCGAATGCTGGACCATACAACGCTGGAACACCGTACAATCCTGACCAACAGAACAACGCTGGGCCGTACAATACTGGACTACAGTCGAATGCTGGACCACCGTACCACCCTGGGCCACAGAACAACTCTGGACCGTACAATGCTCACCCACCGTATAACGCTGACCCACAGTCAAATACTGGGCGGTACAATGCTGGCCCATACAATACTGGACCACAAGACAATCTTGGGCCGTACAATGCTGGACCACAGTATAATGCTGAACCACAGCACAGCGCTGGACCATATAACGCTGGACCACCATACAACCCCGGGCCACAGTCCAATGCTGGGCCGTACAATACTGGACCATAA
- a CDS encoding putative thiamine pyrophosphokinase (unnamed protein product), producing MKTLLDVVKDCDNFPYAEDPDSAHEQVQSSLWKFYLPEDPRPHGLLIDAVVEDMPWTADFRVIPTPKKEVHLIRPEGANWQEKCAEIIERQAEIAREKGVFPKFGKKRHEQFPIVGAKFPVGIDRSFFSYLGIIGRGVHMTAYTRTESGLKFWIPQRQFHKAYGGLLDNTVAGGMAIGEQPLECLIREASEEAAMPEDLVRKNVRAAGTVNWITISDERSGGHPGLINPGVLYVYDLEVDSDMVFKVVDDDVYAFHLMDTDEVKEAMLNGKFKPASASVLVDFFVRHGLITAEDVEDYPEIVSRLHRKLPLATTPH from the exons ATGAAGACCTTATTAGACGTTGTAAAGGATTGCGACAA CTTTCCCTACGCGGAAGATCCAGATTCAGCACATGAGCAAGTACAGAGCTCACTATGGAAATTCTACCTGCCGGAGGATCCCAGACCACACGGTCTCTTGATTGATGCCGTGGTAGAGGATATGCCATGGACGGCAGACTTCCGGGTGATCCCTACGCCTAAGAAAGAAGTGCACCTTATTCGGCCGGAAGGCGCCAACTGGCAAGAGAAATGCGCTGAAATCATTGAGCGACAGGCTGAAATTGCGCGCGAGAAAGGAGTGTTTCCTAAGTTCGGAAAAAAGAGGCACGAACAGTTCCCGATTGTCGGTGCCAAGTTTCCTGTGGGTATTGATCGGAGTTTCTTCTCGTACCTTGGTATCATAGGTCGCGGGGTACATATGACAGCGTACACTCGGACAGAGTCCGGGTTGAAGTTCTGGATTCCGCAGCGACAATTTCACAAGGCCTACGGAGGTCTGCTGGATAATACCGTGGCTGGTGGTATGGCCATCGGAGAGCAGCCGTTAGAATGTTTGATTCGCGAGGCGTCGGAGGAGGCCGCAATGCCTGAAGACCTGGTCAGGAAGAATGTACGGGCTGCGGGTACTGTGAACTGGATCACCATCAGCGATGAGCGATCTGGTGGTCACCCGGGGCTCATCAATCCGGGAGTTCTCTATGTGTATGATCTTGAAGTCGACTCAGATATGGTTTTCAAAGTGGTCGATGATGACGTATACGCCTTCCATCTGATGGACACGGATGAAGTGAAGGAGGCTATGTTAAATGGTAAATTCAAACCGGCCAGTGCCAGTGTTCTCGTGGATTTCTTCGTTCGACATGGTCTTATCACGGCCGAGGACGTGGAAGATTATCCAGAGATTGTGTCCCGACTACATCGGAAACTTCCTTTGGCAACCACTCCACATTGA
- a CDS encoding putative glucose dehydrogenase yields MNFTNRGANFKLPSAVDLQQLLKENKTTSAQIVEEYLAQIDRYEPALNALISPAPRDKVLKIAKARDEERQKGQIQGPFHGIPIILKNSFVTASELGMSTTAGSYSFLGAKVSKNGGITQWLIDAGLIILGKANMTVILEERDDKKEKVATGVEVVGGEKYFASREVIVSAGAYRTPQVLMLSGIGPAELVNHNITQLVDALEFGRNLHDHFSFVRWWKLRHPEQGFLSVLVEALKADGESESALGAHPYLAPDSCHAEIVIVYAPAGAAIAGADIPMGGTHIASAILGMVPTSRGCVTIASADARTPPLIDPIYYSTEVDRAILRAAIRQTTHVLSETPEGKEMIECEAPYPGFIPLRPDSTDEEIDVQVKQGGNTFYHPAGSASMGSVVDTELRVKGVGNLRIVDASIIPLPITAHYQAVVYAIAEKAADIISK; encoded by the exons ATGAACTTCACCAACAGAGGCGCTAACTTCAAACTTCCCTC CGCGGTCGACCTGCAGCAGCTACTTAAAGAGAACAAGACGACCAGTGCTCAAATTGTGGAAGAGTACTTGGCGCAAATCGATCGCTATGAGCCTGCACTCAATGCGCTGATCTCGCCTGCTCCGCGGGACAAGGTCCTCAAAATCGCCAAGGCTCGGGATGAGGAGCGCCAGAAAGGGCAAATCCAGGGCCCATTTCACGGAATTCCTATAATTTTGAAAAATAGCTTTGTCACGGCGTCGGAGCTCGGTATGAGCACCACAGCTGGGTCATATTCGTTCCTCGGAGCCAAGGTGTCAAAGAACGGAGGTATCACTCAGTGGCTGATTGACGCTGGGTTGATTATCTTGGGAAAGGCTAACATGACTGTTATCCTCGAAGAGCGTGacgacaagaaagagaaagtcgCCACAGGAGTCGAAGTGGTAGGCGGAGAGAAGTACTTTGCATCGCGAGAGGTTATCGTCTCGGCTGGTGCATATCGCACACCACAGGTGCTGATGCTCTCTGGGATTGGACCAGCTGAACTCGTGAACCACAATATCACGCAACTTGTCGATGCGCTGGAATTCGGCCGCAATCTACATGACCACTTCTCGTTTGTAAGGTGGTGGAAACTCCGGCATCCGGAGCAAGGCTTTCTATCG GTGTTGGTGGAAGCGTTGAAGGCGGACGGCGAGAGCGAGTCAGCTCTTGGGGCGCACCCTTATCTTGCCCCTGATTCCTGTCATGCTGAGATTGTCATTGTTTATGCCCCTGCGGGTGCAGCTATTGCAGGTGCTGATATCCCGATGGGCGGCACGCATATCGCATCAGCTATACTAGGCATGGTTCCCACTTCCAGAGGATGTGTTACGATAGCGTCGGCCGATGCAAGGACTCCACCTCTCATCGATCCTATTTATTATTCGACTGAAGTTGATCGTGCGATCCTTCGAGCCGCCATTCGACAGACAACCCATGTTCTCTCTGAGACACCTGAAGGTAAAGAGATGATCGAATGTGAGGCTCCATATCCTGGATTTATTCCTCTAAGACCCGATTCTACCGACGAAGAAATCGACGTCCAGGTGAAGCAAGGAGGAAACACATTCTATCATCCAGCTGGCTCTGCGTCAATGGGAAGCGTAGTGGATACTGAGCTCCGGGTGAAAGGTGTTGGGAATCTTAGAATTGTGGATGCTAGCATTATACCTTTGCCAATAACAGCACACTACCAAGCAGTTGTATATGCAATTGCAGAAAAGGCAGCAGACATTATATCTAAATAG
- a CDS encoding major facilitator superfamily domain-containing protein, translating into MDHTRGDIPTYQEDHRKCPSLDETDTDSEDLSDETANHVNSLELERINTYRLQQKTTVGSTRGPLPREQWLPMGAGKEYPPLLPDPEQYVVEFDGPDDPLHPYNWSMLRRAFLVCILCYATFAGSFASAVFSAAIGSVSEQFNIGTEAASLGVTLYVLGFAAGPTIWAPASELIGRRWPLSVGLFGCGVFSIACATAKDVQTIMISRFFAGLFAASPISIVPAVFADLFNNAQRGIIMSIFCMAVFIGPFAAPFVGGFIAMSSLGWRWTMYISAIMVFLGFILVLIFLDESYPPVILVRKASELRRQTHNWGIHAKQDEVEVDFKELIRNNFTRPITMLFTEPILLLISIYIAFIYGLMYALLGAYPVVFQGVYGMNMGVGGLAFVGLILGELLGGCYVLFLQGAYKRKLAANGDKPIPEWRLSPAILGAVLFTGGMFWFGWTGYTSSIHWMAPMASGVLTGAGIFLIFLQCFNYIVDCYPTLAASTIAANTILRSAVGCAFPLFSRQMMQNLGVQWAGTMLGCIAAVMIPIPVVFKLYGPWLRARSRLACSPVYDVEKKAYDSPAEDSFREMYALAANASRSCRTPHKVGRGQQCPRDCGG; encoded by the exons ATGGACCATACTCGGGGTGACATCCCGACTTACCAAGAAGATCACCGCAAGTGTCCATCTCTTGATGAAACCGACACTGATAGCGAGGACTTATCCGATGAAACGGCAAACCATGTTAACTCTTTAGAGCTCGAGCGCATAAACACATATCGCCTTCAGCAAAAGACAACCGTTGGCTCGACCAGAGGCCCCCTGCCGCGGGAGCAATGGCTACCAATGGGTGCAGGGAAAGAATATCCTCCATTACTCCCTGATCCTGAGCAATATGTGGTTGAGTTTGATGGACCAGACGATCCATTACATCCCTACAACTGGTCCATGCTGAGAAG AGCTTTCCTCGTATGCATCCTGTGCTACGCAACCTTTGCCGGCTCCTTCGCTAGTGCCGTCTTCTCCGCTGCCATTGGTTCCGTGAGCGAGCAGTTTAATATCGGTACGGAGGCTGCATCGCTAGGTGTCACATTATACGTTTTAGGTTTCGCTGCCGGTCCGACGATCTGGGCGCCGGCATCTGAGCTTATCGGACGACGCTGGCCGTTGTCCGTTGGCCTCTTTGGATGTGGTGTCTTCAGCATTGCCTGCGCCACTGCAAAGGATGTACAGACTATTATGATAAGCCGTTTCTTTGCTGGACTGTTTGCCGCCAGCcccatctccatcgtccCTGCTGTATTTGCTGATCTATTCAACAACGCACAACGGGGTATCATCATGTCGATCTTCTGCATGGCTGTCTTTATCGGACCCTTTGCCGCCCCTTTCGTGGGCGGATTCATCGCCATGAGCTCCCTCGGATGGCGCTGGACTATGTACATATCCGCCATCATGGTGTTCCTGGGCTTCATTCTCGTCCTTATATTCCTGGATGAGTCCTACCCTCCCGTGATTCTAGTCCGCAAGGCCTCGGAGCTTCGCCGGCAAACCCATAACTGGGGAATCCACGCCAAACAAGACGAAGTGGAGGTTGACTTCAAGGAGCTCATCCGGAACAACTTCACGCGCCCAATTACCATGCTATTCACAGAGCCTATTCTCCTCCTTATCTCCATTTACATCGCATTCATCTACGGCCTCATGTATGCCTTACTCGGTGCATACCCGGTCGTCTTCCAGGGTGTTTACGGTATGAACATGGGTGTTGGTGGTCTTGCGTTTGTCGGCCTTATTCTGGGTGAACTGCTCGGCGGCTGCTATGTGCTCTTCCTCCAGGGCGCTTATAAACGGAAGCTTGCAGCAAATGGAGACAAACCGATCCCTGAATGGCGTCTCTCCCCTGCCATACTAGGTGCTGTACTCTTTACAGGAGGAATGTTCTG GTTCGGCTGGACCGGCTACACATCCTCCATCCACTGGATGGCACCCATGGCCTCCGGAGTCCTCACCGGCGCCGgaatcttcctcatcttcctacAATGTTTCAACTACATCGTTGACTGCTACCCCACACT TGCGGCCTCCACCATAGCAGCAAACACAATCCTCCGCTCAGCAGTCGGGTGTGcattccctctcttttcgaGACAAATGATGCAGAATCTCGGTGTCCAATGGGCCGGAACCATGCTCGGCTGTATTGCGGCTGTGATGATTCCTATCCCTGTTGTGTTTAAGTTGTATGGTCCTTGGCTGAGGGCTAGGAGTAGGTTGGCGTGTTCGCCGGTTTATGATGTTGAGAAGAAGGCTTATGAT AGCCCTGCAGAAGATTCTTTTCGAGAGATGTATGCTCTTGCAGCCAACGCTTCGCGCAGTTGTCGTACACCTCACAAAGTCGGTCGAGGCCAACAGTGCCCTCGTGATTGTGGTGGGTGA
- a CDS encoding macrolide phosphotransferase k, which translates to MSGSVASPAEHAGARSSITNDQAAQKHPWRFWAITIALSLTGLLSTIEGTIITSALPTITKALGGSSAYIWVPNAYFLASLAILPLIAQASDIFGRRPLLLMAVALFILGSGLCGGATSMRMLIAARTVQGLGGGAIALLINTVVTDLVPLRERGKYMAWIQMTATIGAALGPFLGGLITDHSTWRWVFYLNIPIGGAAFVALFLFLHLNYERDQTWKQRLGRLDIAGNAIFIAAIIAVLIALTWGGTIYDWGTYHIVVPIVLGFVGIGLFITFEWTISKEPSFPCSTVSNRTSIAALILCFTHSICVYWTFYFLPIYFQAVRGVSAMRSGINTLPVFAGIPPFAILGGLLLSKLGRYKPLHFLGFIPLTIAMSLFSLLNANSSTAAWVCFQLLCSVGAGLLSGITLPAMQAPLDESLVAVTTGVWSFARGFGSVWGVTIPSAIYNNECRKNARSITNPAIAHYLTGGRAYEYSTKAFLDSIQDPASREQVVQVFQKSLRTVWLVAIAFAGLGLLVTLVEREVKLRDKLNTKFGLDEKGGDESSDKV; encoded by the exons ATGTCAGGGAGTGTCGCATCTCCAGCAGAACACGCCGGCGCGAGAAGTTCTATAACGAACGACCAAGCAGCCCAAAAACATCCATGGCGCTTCTGGGCAATTACCATTGCCCTCTCTCTTACTGGTCTTCTATCGACCATCGAAGGGACCATTATCACCAGCGCGTTACCAACAATAACGAAAGCCCTTGGAGGATCAAGTGCCTACATATGGGTTCCCAATGCGTACTTCTTAGCCTCGCTGGCAATCTTGCCACTGATTGCTCAGGCCAGTGACATCTTTGGCCGTCGTCCGCTTCTTCTTATGGCTGTGGCATTGTTCATACTCGGCAGTGGCCTATGTGGTGGTGCCACATCGATGCGGATGCTGATTGCCGCTCGTACTGT ACAGGGTCTTGGGGGAGGAGCAATAGCTCTATTGATCAATACTGTCGTTACTG ATCTGGTACCACTACGAGAGCGTGGGAAGTACATGGCTTGGATTCAAATGACTGCAACCATCGGAGCTGCTCTTGGGCCATTTCTCGGTGGTCTCATCACTGATCACTCGACGTGGCGCTGGGTTTTCTATCTTAATATACCTATTGGGGGTG CTGCCTTTGTGgctctatttctatttctccATTTGAACTACGAGCGTGATCAAACCTGGAAACAGCGATTAGGGCGGCTTGACATAGCAGGAAATGCTATATTTATCGCTGCCATTATTGCTGTTCTTATTGCACTGACTTGGGGAGGCACCATATATGACTGGGGAACGTATCATATCGTTGTTCCAATTGTCCTTGGCTTCGTCGGAATCGGTCTCTTCATCACGTTTGAATGGACCATTAGCAAGGAGCCATCATTCCCGTGCAGCACCGTGTCCAATCGAACATCTATTGCTGCATTGATATTATGTTTCACGCATTCGATTTGTGTATATTGGACATTTTACTTCCTACCTATCTATTTTCAAGCTGTTCGAGGGGTATCAGCAATGCGATCAG GTATCAACACATTGCCGGTCTTCGCTGGCATCCCCCCGTTCGCGATTTTAGGAGGTTTACTCTTATCCAAGCTCGGTCGCTACAAGCCCCTCCACTTCCTCGGTTTCATTCCTCTCACAATCGCTATGAGTCTGTTCAGCCTACTCAATGCAAATTCTAGTACGGCTGCTTGGGTATGTTTCCAGCTTCTCTGCTCAGTCGGTGCTGGTCTACTGTCTGGAATTACCCTCCCAGCCATGCAAGCTCCCTTAGATGAAAGCCTGGTCGCAGTAACTACAGGCGTCTGGAGCTTTGCCCGGGGCTTTGGCAGCGTATGGGGCGTCACGATCCCTAGCGCCATATACAACAACGAATGTCGGAAGAATGCAAGGAGTATCACGAACCCAGCCATAGCTCATTATCTGACAGGTGGTCGTGCATACGAATATTCCACAAAGGCATTTTTAGACAGTATCCAGGACCCTGCTTCCCGAGAACAGGTTGTTCAGGTCTTTCAGAAG TCACTTCGTACAGTTTGGCTCGTGGCGATAGCCTTTGCCGGCTTGGGATTGTTGGTAACGCTTGTTGAAAGGGAAGTCAAGCTCCGGGATAAGCTTAATACCAAGTTTGGCTTGGATGAGAAGGGTGGTGATGAGTCGTCAGACAAGGTATGA
- a CDS encoding Alpha/Beta hydrolase protein — protein sequence MSQYQFLSLATKPNAQLCYSFQPAVGTVDHVLVVFVNGLGLPQTSWEGVIARLQAQPPAPGLPAMLTYDRYGQGQTTDRDPGDITAEDPMHGHDTLTVVRDLHQLLTQIASEKMGISDISRLPLVLVSNSIGGALARLYAQEYPGTVAGLLFLDSVLANSDFVSIYPDPDAPGFDPTSLPEGVTVDSIRAARAYMQRVFHPSNGSREGLSRKNLAQLLPDSDGPKLQGPDGRGPWVTVVGHEFEAFKVEFEQMSGALPRLTEVYMNPYWHRFNQGLAKLTEPDRSKGPLLAPGAGHFVQRDNPEFVFNELRGILDRVL from the coding sequence ATGTCTCAGTATCAATTCTTGTCACTGGCTACCAAGCCAAACGCTCAGCTCTGCTACAGCTTCCAACCGGCAGTGGGCACAGTTGATCACGTATTAGTCGTGTTTGTCAATGGCCTCGGACTACCACAAACCTCATGGGAGGGTGTCATTGCGCGCCTGCAGGCACAGCCTCCCGCCCCAGGCCTGCCCGCCATGTTGACCTATGACCGGTATGGCCAGGGCCAGACGACTGACCGTGATCCTGGTGACATCACCGCCGAGGACCCCATGCACGGTCATGATACTTTGACAGTAGTCCGTGACCTGCATCAATTGCTCACACAAATCGCATCGGAGAAAATGGGTATATCCGATATTAGCCGTCTGCCGCTCGTGTTGGTCTCTAACTCGATTGGAGGCGCGCTGGCACGGCTCTATGCTCAAGAATACCCCGGTACTGTCGcaggtcttctttttcttgacaGCGTGCTCGCAAATTCCGACTTTGTCTCCATCTATCCCGATCCAGATGCACCAGGCTTCGATCCGACCAGCTTGCCGGAAGGGGTGACGGTGGATTCTATCCGTGCCGCTCGGGCATATATGCAACGGGTATTTCACCCCAGCAATGGGAGTCGTGAAGGACTCAGTCGAAAGAACCTGGCGCAACTCTTACCGGACAGCGATGGGCCCAAGTTGCAGGGTCCGGATGGTCGTGGTCCCTGGGTTACCGTCGTCGGTCATGAGTTCGAGGCGTTCAAGGTTGAATTCGAGCAGATGAGCGGTGCGCTCCCGAGACTCACGGAGGTCTACATGAATCCTTACTGGCATCGTTTCAATCAAGGGTTGGCCAAGCTCACCGAGCCGGATCGCAGCAAGGGCCCTCTCCTGGCCCCGGGGGCCGGTCACTTTGTCCAGAGGGACAATCCGGAGTTTGTCTTTAATGAACTGCGTGGTATTCTAGATAGGGTCCTTTGA